A region from the Nostoc sp. HK-01 genome encodes:
- a CDS encoding group 1 glycosyl transferase → MRILHITNHVEKIGNGIVNVAVDLACLQSQDGHDVAVASAGGEFETLLARHNIKHCQLDQSRQPLNLLKAAWRFSEIVQQFQPDIVHAHMMTGVVLAGILRQAYQYHLVSTVHNEFQRSAVLMGLADRVIAVSQAVSDSMVRRGIPQNKLRVVSNGTLGSPRHPNIQDYQPLPLHRPAITTVAGMYTRKGIAELIAAFTKIAPKFPEAHLYLVGNGPDRSIFEAIVDNIPCAKLRQRIHFEGFQPEPQRYMLATDIFVLASYCESFGLVLTEAREAGCAIIASDVDGIPETLDNRQAGILVPPKDSQSLANVLTQLLGDPVQLQYWKNRAKQNLERFKAARVHEETMNVYRELVKNYSVRSVMDTQEVLLMKTPTAPMR, encoded by the coding sequence ATGAGAATATTACATATTACAAATCATGTCGAAAAAATTGGTAATGGCATCGTTAACGTAGCCGTAGACTTAGCCTGTCTGCAATCTCAAGATGGTCATGATGTGGCTGTAGCTTCTGCTGGTGGAGAATTTGAAACATTACTAGCACGTCATAACATCAAACACTGCCAATTAGATCAATCTAGACAACCACTCAATTTACTCAAAGCTGCTTGGCGTTTTAGCGAGATTGTCCAGCAGTTTCAACCAGATATTGTCCATGCACACATGATGACAGGTGTCGTCCTGGCAGGTATTCTCCGCCAAGCATACCAGTATCATTTAGTATCTACAGTACACAACGAATTTCAACGCAGTGCTGTCTTAATGGGATTGGCAGATCGAGTCATCGCCGTTAGCCAAGCAGTATCCGATTCAATGGTGCGTCGTGGTATACCTCAGAATAAATTACGCGTGGTTTCCAACGGCACATTAGGTAGTCCTCGCCATCCCAACATTCAAGATTACCAACCTTTACCCTTACATCGCCCAGCCATTACCACCGTTGCCGGGATGTATACTCGTAAAGGCATTGCAGAGTTAATCGCAGCATTTACAAAAATTGCCCCCAAATTTCCCGAAGCACACTTATATTTAGTAGGAAACGGCCCAGATCGTTCTATTTTTGAAGCAATAGTAGACAATATCCCCTGCGCCAAACTGCGTCAACGCATTCACTTTGAGGGTTTTCAGCCAGAACCCCAACGTTATATGCTGGCAACTGACATCTTTGTCCTGGCTTCCTACTGCGAATCTTTTGGTTTAGTGCTAACAGAAGCGCGAGAAGCGGGTTGTGCCATTATTGCCAGTGATGTAGACGGCATTCCCGAAACATTAGATAATCGCCAAGCTGGCATTCTTGTACCACCAAAAGATAGTCAATCTTTAGCCAATGTTTTAACGCAATTACTTGGTGATCCTGTACAACTTCAGTATTGGAAAAACCGTGCCAAACAAAATTTAGAACGGTTCAAAGCAGCACGAGTGCATGAAGAAACAATGAATGTGTATCGTGAATTAGTGAAAAATTACAGCGTCCGTAGCGTTATGGATACTCAAGAAGTTTTACTCATGAAAACTCCCACCGCCCCAATGCGTTGA
- a CDS encoding N-acylglucosamine 2-epimerase has translation MEYDFKALAELYKNALLNDVLPFWEQHSLDLEQGGYFTCLNREGQVYDTDKFIWLQNRQVWTFSMLCNQLEKRENWLEIARNGAKFLSQHGRDDEGNWYFALTREGQPLVQPYNIFSDCFAAMAFSQYALASGEEWAQDVAMQAYNNVLRRQDNPKGKYTKTYPGTRPMKALAVPMILANLTLEMEWLLPSETLESVLATTVKEVMSDFLDQERGLMYENVAPDGSHINCFEGRLINPGHGIEAMWFIMDIARRKNDSKTINQAVDVVLNILNFAWDEEYGGLYYFMDADGHPPQQLEWDQKLWWVHLESLVALAMGYRLTKRAACWEWYEKMHDYAWKHFADPEYGEWFGYLNRRGEVLLNLKGGKWKGCFHVPRALYLCWQQFAALSRIFPTVVSE, from the coding sequence ATGGAGTACGACTTCAAAGCATTAGCGGAACTTTACAAAAACGCACTCCTAAATGACGTACTCCCATTTTGGGAACAACACTCCTTAGACTTGGAACAAGGTGGTTACTTTACCTGCTTAAATCGTGAAGGCCAAGTTTACGACACCGACAAATTTATCTGGTTGCAAAACCGCCAAGTCTGGACTTTTTCGATGTTGTGCAACCAGTTAGAAAAACGCGAAAATTGGCTCGAAATTGCCAGAAATGGCGCTAAATTTCTTTCTCAACATGGCAGAGATGACGAAGGAAATTGGTATTTTGCCCTGACGCGCGAAGGTCAACCCCTAGTCCAGCCTTATAATATTTTTTCTGATTGCTTTGCCGCAATGGCATTTAGCCAATATGCCTTAGCTTCTGGTGAAGAATGGGCGCAAGATGTGGCAATGCAAGCTTACAACAATGTATTACGTCGCCAAGATAATCCCAAAGGTAAATATACTAAAACTTATCCCGGCACACGCCCAATGAAAGCCTTGGCTGTGCCGATGATTTTAGCTAACCTGACTCTGGAAATGGAATGGTTACTCCCCAGTGAAACTTTAGAAAGTGTTTTAGCCACAACCGTTAAGGAAGTGATGAGTGATTTCCTCGACCAAGAACGAGGATTAATGTACGAAAATGTCGCCCCCGATGGTTCCCACATCAATTGTTTTGAGGGACGGTTGATTAACCCCGGTCATGGTATTGAAGCGATGTGGTTTATTATGGATATCGCCCGCCGGAAAAATGACAGTAAAACGATTAACCAAGCTGTTGATGTGGTGTTGAATATCTTGAATTTTGCTTGGGATGAAGAATACGGCGGTTTGTATTACTTTATGGATGCAGATGGACATCCGCCACAACAATTGGAATGGGATCAGAAGTTGTGGTGGGTACATCTAGAATCGTTAGTTGCATTAGCAATGGGTTATCGCCTGACAAAACGTGCAGCTTGCTGGGAATGGTATGAAAAAATGCACGATTACGCCTGGAAGCACTTTGCAGATCCTGAGTATGGGGAGTGGTTTGGCTATCTTAATCGGCGTGGAGAAGTGTTATTAAATCTCAAAGGCGGTAAATGGAAGGGATGTTTTCATGTACCCCGTGCTTTATATTTATGTTGGCAACAGTTTGCGGCTTTGAGTCGGATTTTCCCTACTGTTGTCAGTGAATAG